The Impatiens glandulifera chromosome 8, dImpGla2.1, whole genome shotgun sequence genome includes a window with the following:
- the LOC124911149 gene encoding WD repeat-containing protein 11-like isoform X2 — MERSPKETWDGMLPGPPSRSNGGAADLSFSGLLAYATGCSVAVVDSRSMQLVSVLPLPPPSGINSTSTSSSSSSSSSSSSLSPYVTSVRWSPQSLRRDILSHDPSSTSHLILAAGDRQGRIALLDLRKRTPILFLESENSKAGIQDICWIQDRHDSWIIAALSGPSFLSLYDVSTGRCFFKYDASPELFSCIRLDPFDSRHFCALGLKGFLLSIVVLGQTENDVVLKEIKVNTDYSELQKLEAAAVSGNGISISTSPALAVLPTYLVRFAFSPHWRNILFITFPRELVVFDLQYQTALAVASLPRSFAKFLDVVPDPNLELLYCVHLDGKLSTWRRKEDGQVQIMCTMEELVPSIGTPVPSPSILVVALSQIDSTFHNIVKLNSDYFLGSVDGDFDSPLNFDDESLLTSKTRLLCITDDGKIWNWILTAQGPYDAKKNTSSAADDDSDVVPVLEKKLNSIVLSGDQLAIDTSKSQNNLNPISTASQSFTVRLEEMSFKISLSGQLSLLSSTVTILAVPSPSLTATLGRGGNDPAVAVPLVALGTQSGVIDVIDVSANAVAASFAVHSTTVRGLRWLGNSKLVSFSYIEGNERTGGFTNKLVVTCLRSGINKPFRVFQKPERTPIRALRTSSSGRYLLILFRDAPVEVWIMTKTPVMLRSLALPFTVLEWTLPTVPRPTQSGPTRQWPLKSTNQTVAAPTEVSSPKEASSTGSNGAQETFSETFAFALVNGALGVFEVQGRKIRDFRPKWPASSFVTTEGLITAMAYRIPHVVMGDRAGSIRWWDVTTGQSSSFNTHRDGIRRIKFSPVVPGDRSRGRIAVLFYDNTFSVFDLDSPDPLSNSLLQPQFPGTLVLELDWLPLRMDKNDPLVLCIAGADSSFRMFEINITENRPGGGTQSKSLKERYRPTPLCCPVLLPTPHALALRMILQLGVKPAWFNTISTGLHSSHSQIPDMPPISDLRDYMIDQSPIGDSAAPEMLLKVLEPYRKEGCLFDDEKARIYSSIVEKGCTARFAFAAATFGDSAEALFWFKLHDALNHLMNKLAKKSSQKASSVPAPTPELDDTSLLNLITLKGKSASFTRKRDPCNDGQLALMAFGREDLLGRANERISWHDKLADDEAIQNRVHELVSVGNFEMAVSLLLSTHPESSYFYPNALRAVALSAAVSRSLLELAVKVVAANMVGSDRSMSGTHLLCAVGRYQEACSQLQDAGYWDDAATLAATYLTGTDYIRVIQRWAAHVLHAEHNIWRALILYVEAGALADVLSALRDAQQPDTAAMFILACREIYSDFVSNLAPTEENATASSFILPGLDPEKEEVVAVGEYFGQYQRKLIHLCMDSHPFSD, encoded by the exons ATGGAGAGATCGCCTAAAGAAACCTGGGATGGAATGCTCCCTGGTCCACCGTCGCGATCCAACGGCGGAGCAGCCGATCTCAGTTTCTCCGGTCTACTCGCTTACGCCACCGGCTGCAGCGTTGCCGTCGTAGATTCCCGATCAATGCAACTAGTTTCCgtccttcctcttcctcctccatcTGGCATCAACAGTACCAGTACCAGTAGCAGCAGCAGTTcgtcatcttcatcttcatctcttTCCCCCTACGTAACCTCCGTCCGCTGGTCTCCTCAATCTCTCCGTCGAGACATTCTTTCTCATGATCCATCATCTACTTCTCATCTCATCCTCGCCGCAGGCGATCGGCAAGGACGCATTGCACTATTGGATCTCCGTAAGAGAACTCCTATACTCTTCCTCGAATCTGAAAATTCTAAGGCGGGAATCCAGGACATCTGTTGGATACAGGATAGACATGACTCATGGATTATCGCTGCCTTATCTGGTCcttcatttctttctctctatgACGTCTCAACCGGTCGATGCTTCTTCAAGTATGACGCATCGCCGGAATTATTCTCATGCATTCGATTAGATCCATTTGATTCCCGCCATTTCTGCGCTTTAGGTCTCAAGGGATTCTTATTGTCAATTGTGGTTCTAGGCCAGACAGAGAATGATGTTGTACTTAAGGAAATTAAAGTGAATACAGATTATTCGGAATTGCAGAAGCTTGAAGCTGCAGCTGTTAGTGGTAATGGAATATCAATTTCAACGTCTCCGGCTCTTGCTGTATTACCTACCTATCTTGTGAGGTTTGCATTTTCGCCGCATTGGCGGAACATTCTCTTCATAACTTTTCCAAGGGAGCTGGTGGTGTTTGATTTGCAGTATCAGACGGCATTAGCTGTGGCATCACTGCCACGAAGCTTTGCGAAATTCCTCGACGTTGTCCCAGATCCGAATCTTGAATTGCTCTATTGTGTACATCTTGATGGGAAACTTAGTACTTGGAGAAGAAAAGA AGATGGACAGGTGCAGATAATGTGTACAATGGAAGAACTGGTGCCGTCAATTGGAACACCCGTCCCTTCTCCATCTATTCTTGTGGTGGCACTCTCTCAAATAGATTCTACCTTCCATAATATTGTGAAACTAAACTCTGATTATTTTCTTGGTTCCGTCGATGGGGATTTTGACTCTCCTCTCAACTTCGATGATGAATCTCTCCTCACTTCTAAGACACGATTGCTATGCATAACGGACGATGGAAAAATATGGAACTGGATTCTGACTGCCCAAGGACCTTATGATGCTAAGAAGAATACATCTTCAGCTGCTGATGATGATAGCGATGTAGTGCCAGTCCTAGAGAAAAAACTGAACAGTATTGTTTTGTCTGGTGATCAACTTGCAATAGATACGTCTAAGTCACAAAATAATCTGAATCCTATTTCCACCGCCTCACAGAGCTTCACTGTCAGACTAGAAGAAATGTCATTCAAG ATTAGCTTATCTGGACAGCTCAGCCTTCTTTCATCCACAGTGACTATACTAGCTGTACCATCTCCATCTCTAACTGCTACTTTGGGCC GTGGTGGCAATGATCCTGCTGTTGCGGTTCCTCTAGTTGCCCTGGGAACTCAAAGCGGTGTTATTGATGTGATTGATGTCTCTGCTAATGCTGTTGCCGCAAGCTTTGCAGTTCATAGTACAACTGTTAGGGGATTAAGATGGCTTGGGAATTCTAAACTAGTTTCATTCTCGTACATTGAG GGGAATGAAAGAACAGGTGGCTTTACAAATAAGCTTGTTGTGACCTGTCTTCGAAGTGGCATCAATAAACCGTTTCGTGTTTTCCAGAAGCCAGAACGAACACCAATTAGAGCTTTAAGAACTTCATCATCTGGAAG GTACCTTCTTATTCTGTTCCGTGATGCACCTGTAGAAGTCTGGATTATGACAAAGACTCCTGTAATG CTTAGATCATTAGCTCTTCCTTTCACTGTATTAGAGTGGACTTTGCCAACAGTTCCCCGTCCAACTCAAAGCGGACCAACCAGGCAATGGCCATTAAAATCCACAAATCAAACAGTAGCAGCTCCAACTGAAGTGTCTTCCCCAAAGGAAGCTTCTTCCACTGGTTCTA ATGGAGCCCAGGAAACATTTTCAGAGACTTTTGCATTTGCTTTAGTAAACGGTGCACTTGGAGTATTTGAGGTCCAGGGTCGAAAGATACGAGATTTCAG ACCAAAATGGCCTGCTTCTTCATTTGTTACAACAGAGGGATTGATTACCGCCATGGCATACCGTATCCCTCATGTA GTTATGGGAGACAGAGCAGGAAGCATACGATGGTGGGATGTGACTACTGGACAATCTTCATCATTCAATACTCATAGAGATGGAATTAGGAGAATCAAATTCTCACCCGTTGTCCCTGGAGATCGTAGTCGCGGCCGCATTGCTGTGCTCTTTTATGACAATACATTTTCCGTTTTTGATCTT GATTCACCCGATCCCTTGTCAAATTCCCTTTTGCAACCTCAATTTCCAGGAACCCTTGTGCTGGAACTTGACTGGTTGCCCTTACGAATGGACAAGAACGATCCCCTTGTTTTATGTATTGCTGGAGCTGACAGCAGCTTTCGCATGTTCGAGATTAATAT AACTGAGAATAGGCCTGGTGGTGGAACCCAATCAAAATCTTTGAAGGAGAGATACCGTCCGACCCCCTTGTGTTGTCCTGTATTGCTTCCGACACCACATGCATTG GCTTTGCGTATGATATTGCAATTGGGTGTCAAGCCAGCTTGGTTCAACACTATTAGTACTGGCTTACACAGTAGCCATAGTCAGATTCCTGATATGCCTCCCATATCAGATCTTCGAGATTACATGATTGACCAATCTCCTATCGGCGACTCCGCAGCTCCAGAAATGCTCCTGAAGGTACTTGAACCTTACAGGAAGGAAG GATGTTTATTTGATGATGAGAAGGCAAGAATTTATTCTTCTATAGTGGAAAAAGGCTGCACCGCAAGATTTGCTTTTGCAGCTGCAACTTTTGGAGATAGTGCTGAAGCACTTTTTTGGTTTAAGCTACATGATGCTCTTAACCATTTGATGAATAAGTTGGCTAAGAAGTCTTCACAAAAGGCATCATCAGTACCAGCTCCAACACCTGAACTCGATGATACATCTCTTCTTAATTTGATTACCTTAAAGGGAAAATCTGCATCATTCACAAGGAAGAGGGATCCATGT AATGATGGCCAACTAGCTTTGATGGCTTTTGGACGGGAGGACTTGTTGGGAAGAGCTAACGAACGTATATCTTGGCATGATAAATTGGCCGATGATGAAGCTATTCAAAACCGTGTCCACGA GCTTGTTTCAGTTGGGAACTTTGAGATGGCAGTCAGTTTATTGCTTTCTACTCATCCAGAGAGCTCTTATTTTTATCCAAATGCTCTACGTGCAGTTGCTCTCTCAGCTGCAGTGTCTCGATCTCTGCTTGAACTGGCAGTTAAG GTTGTTGCAGCCAATATGGTCGGATCAGACAGGTCAATGTCTGGAACACATCTTCTGTGCGCTGTTGGAAGGTACCAGGAAGCATGTTCTCAG TTACAAGATGCTGGGTACTGGGATGATGCTGCAACCTTAGCTGCAACATATTTGACGGGAACTGATTATATAAG GGTGATTCAGAGATGGGCTGCTCATGTACTTCACGCAGAGCATAACATATGGCG GGCATTGATCTTGTATGTTGAAGCTGGTGCATTGGCAGATGTGTTATCCGCACTTCGTGATGCTCAGCAACCAGACACGGCAGCTATGTTCATACTTGCTTGCCGTGAAATCTATTCCGACTTTGTATCAAATTTAGCTCCGACAGAAGAAAACGCAACAGCCTCATCATTCATTTTGCCAGGTTTGGATCCTGAAAAGGAAGAAGTTGTTGCTGTTGGAGAATACTTTGGTCAGTACCAAAGGAAACTCATCCATCTATGCATGGATTCCCACCCATTTTCTGACTGA
- the LOC124911149 gene encoding WD repeat-containing protein 11-like isoform X1 — protein sequence MERSPKETWDGMLPGPPSRSNGGAADLSFSGLLAYATGCSVAVVDSRSMQLVSVLPLPPPSGINSTSTSSSSSSSSSSSSLSPYVTSVRWSPQSLRRDILSHDPSSTSHLILAAGDRQGRIALLDLRKRTPILFLESENSKAGIQDICWIQDRHDSWIIAALSGPSFLSLYDVSTGRCFFKYDASPELFSCIRLDPFDSRHFCALGLKGFLLSIVVLGQTENDVVLKEIKVNTDYSELQKLEAAAVSGNGISISTSPALAVLPTYLVRFAFSPHWRNILFITFPRELVVFDLQYQTALAVASLPRSFAKFLDVVPDPNLELLYCVHLDGKLSTWRRKEDGQVQIMCTMEELVPSIGTPVPSPSILVVALSQIDSTFHNIVKLNSDYFLGSVDGDFDSPLNFDDESLLTSKTRLLCITDDGKIWNWILTAQGPYDAKKNTSSAADDDSDVVPVLEKKLNSIVLSGDQLAIDTSKSQNNLNPISTASQSFTVRLEEMSFKISLSGQLSLLSSTVTILAVPSPSLTATLGRGGNDPAVAVPLVALGTQSGVIDVIDVSANAVAASFAVHSTTVRGLRWLGNSKLVSFSYIEGNERTGGFTNKLVVTCLRSGINKPFRVFQKPERTPIRALRTSSSGRYLLILFRDAPVEVWIMTKTPVMLRSLALPFTVLEWTLPTVPRPTQSGPTRQWPLKSTNQTVAAPTEVSSPKEASSTGSNDLSSDGAQETFSETFAFALVNGALGVFEVQGRKIRDFRPKWPASSFVTTEGLITAMAYRIPHVVMGDRAGSIRWWDVTTGQSSSFNTHRDGIRRIKFSPVVPGDRSRGRIAVLFYDNTFSVFDLDSPDPLSNSLLQPQFPGTLVLELDWLPLRMDKNDPLVLCIAGADSSFRMFEINITENRPGGGTQSKSLKERYRPTPLCCPVLLPTPHALALRMILQLGVKPAWFNTISTGLHSSHSQIPDMPPISDLRDYMIDQSPIGDSAAPEMLLKVLEPYRKEGCLFDDEKARIYSSIVEKGCTARFAFAAATFGDSAEALFWFKLHDALNHLMNKLAKKSSQKASSVPAPTPELDDTSLLNLITLKGKSASFTRKRDPCNDGQLALMAFGREDLLGRANERISWHDKLADDEAIQNRVHELVSVGNFEMAVSLLLSTHPESSYFYPNALRAVALSAAVSRSLLELAVKVVAANMVGSDRSMSGTHLLCAVGRYQEACSQLQDAGYWDDAATLAATYLTGTDYIRVIQRWAAHVLHAEHNIWRALILYVEAGALADVLSALRDAQQPDTAAMFILACREIYSDFVSNLAPTEENATASSFILPGLDPEKEEVVAVGEYFGQYQRKLIHLCMDSHPFSD from the exons ATGGAGAGATCGCCTAAAGAAACCTGGGATGGAATGCTCCCTGGTCCACCGTCGCGATCCAACGGCGGAGCAGCCGATCTCAGTTTCTCCGGTCTACTCGCTTACGCCACCGGCTGCAGCGTTGCCGTCGTAGATTCCCGATCAATGCAACTAGTTTCCgtccttcctcttcctcctccatcTGGCATCAACAGTACCAGTACCAGTAGCAGCAGCAGTTcgtcatcttcatcttcatctcttTCCCCCTACGTAACCTCCGTCCGCTGGTCTCCTCAATCTCTCCGTCGAGACATTCTTTCTCATGATCCATCATCTACTTCTCATCTCATCCTCGCCGCAGGCGATCGGCAAGGACGCATTGCACTATTGGATCTCCGTAAGAGAACTCCTATACTCTTCCTCGAATCTGAAAATTCTAAGGCGGGAATCCAGGACATCTGTTGGATACAGGATAGACATGACTCATGGATTATCGCTGCCTTATCTGGTCcttcatttctttctctctatgACGTCTCAACCGGTCGATGCTTCTTCAAGTATGACGCATCGCCGGAATTATTCTCATGCATTCGATTAGATCCATTTGATTCCCGCCATTTCTGCGCTTTAGGTCTCAAGGGATTCTTATTGTCAATTGTGGTTCTAGGCCAGACAGAGAATGATGTTGTACTTAAGGAAATTAAAGTGAATACAGATTATTCGGAATTGCAGAAGCTTGAAGCTGCAGCTGTTAGTGGTAATGGAATATCAATTTCAACGTCTCCGGCTCTTGCTGTATTACCTACCTATCTTGTGAGGTTTGCATTTTCGCCGCATTGGCGGAACATTCTCTTCATAACTTTTCCAAGGGAGCTGGTGGTGTTTGATTTGCAGTATCAGACGGCATTAGCTGTGGCATCACTGCCACGAAGCTTTGCGAAATTCCTCGACGTTGTCCCAGATCCGAATCTTGAATTGCTCTATTGTGTACATCTTGATGGGAAACTTAGTACTTGGAGAAGAAAAGA AGATGGACAGGTGCAGATAATGTGTACAATGGAAGAACTGGTGCCGTCAATTGGAACACCCGTCCCTTCTCCATCTATTCTTGTGGTGGCACTCTCTCAAATAGATTCTACCTTCCATAATATTGTGAAACTAAACTCTGATTATTTTCTTGGTTCCGTCGATGGGGATTTTGACTCTCCTCTCAACTTCGATGATGAATCTCTCCTCACTTCTAAGACACGATTGCTATGCATAACGGACGATGGAAAAATATGGAACTGGATTCTGACTGCCCAAGGACCTTATGATGCTAAGAAGAATACATCTTCAGCTGCTGATGATGATAGCGATGTAGTGCCAGTCCTAGAGAAAAAACTGAACAGTATTGTTTTGTCTGGTGATCAACTTGCAATAGATACGTCTAAGTCACAAAATAATCTGAATCCTATTTCCACCGCCTCACAGAGCTTCACTGTCAGACTAGAAGAAATGTCATTCAAG ATTAGCTTATCTGGACAGCTCAGCCTTCTTTCATCCACAGTGACTATACTAGCTGTACCATCTCCATCTCTAACTGCTACTTTGGGCC GTGGTGGCAATGATCCTGCTGTTGCGGTTCCTCTAGTTGCCCTGGGAACTCAAAGCGGTGTTATTGATGTGATTGATGTCTCTGCTAATGCTGTTGCCGCAAGCTTTGCAGTTCATAGTACAACTGTTAGGGGATTAAGATGGCTTGGGAATTCTAAACTAGTTTCATTCTCGTACATTGAG GGGAATGAAAGAACAGGTGGCTTTACAAATAAGCTTGTTGTGACCTGTCTTCGAAGTGGCATCAATAAACCGTTTCGTGTTTTCCAGAAGCCAGAACGAACACCAATTAGAGCTTTAAGAACTTCATCATCTGGAAG GTACCTTCTTATTCTGTTCCGTGATGCACCTGTAGAAGTCTGGATTATGACAAAGACTCCTGTAATG CTTAGATCATTAGCTCTTCCTTTCACTGTATTAGAGTGGACTTTGCCAACAGTTCCCCGTCCAACTCAAAGCGGACCAACCAGGCAATGGCCATTAAAATCCACAAATCAAACAGTAGCAGCTCCAACTGAAGTGTCTTCCCCAAAGGAAGCTTCTTCCACTGGTTCTA ATGATTTGAGTTCAGATGGAGCCCAGGAAACATTTTCAGAGACTTTTGCATTTGCTTTAGTAAACGGTGCACTTGGAGTATTTGAGGTCCAGGGTCGAAAGATACGAGATTTCAG ACCAAAATGGCCTGCTTCTTCATTTGTTACAACAGAGGGATTGATTACCGCCATGGCATACCGTATCCCTCATGTA GTTATGGGAGACAGAGCAGGAAGCATACGATGGTGGGATGTGACTACTGGACAATCTTCATCATTCAATACTCATAGAGATGGAATTAGGAGAATCAAATTCTCACCCGTTGTCCCTGGAGATCGTAGTCGCGGCCGCATTGCTGTGCTCTTTTATGACAATACATTTTCCGTTTTTGATCTT GATTCACCCGATCCCTTGTCAAATTCCCTTTTGCAACCTCAATTTCCAGGAACCCTTGTGCTGGAACTTGACTGGTTGCCCTTACGAATGGACAAGAACGATCCCCTTGTTTTATGTATTGCTGGAGCTGACAGCAGCTTTCGCATGTTCGAGATTAATAT AACTGAGAATAGGCCTGGTGGTGGAACCCAATCAAAATCTTTGAAGGAGAGATACCGTCCGACCCCCTTGTGTTGTCCTGTATTGCTTCCGACACCACATGCATTG GCTTTGCGTATGATATTGCAATTGGGTGTCAAGCCAGCTTGGTTCAACACTATTAGTACTGGCTTACACAGTAGCCATAGTCAGATTCCTGATATGCCTCCCATATCAGATCTTCGAGATTACATGATTGACCAATCTCCTATCGGCGACTCCGCAGCTCCAGAAATGCTCCTGAAGGTACTTGAACCTTACAGGAAGGAAG GATGTTTATTTGATGATGAGAAGGCAAGAATTTATTCTTCTATAGTGGAAAAAGGCTGCACCGCAAGATTTGCTTTTGCAGCTGCAACTTTTGGAGATAGTGCTGAAGCACTTTTTTGGTTTAAGCTACATGATGCTCTTAACCATTTGATGAATAAGTTGGCTAAGAAGTCTTCACAAAAGGCATCATCAGTACCAGCTCCAACACCTGAACTCGATGATACATCTCTTCTTAATTTGATTACCTTAAAGGGAAAATCTGCATCATTCACAAGGAAGAGGGATCCATGT AATGATGGCCAACTAGCTTTGATGGCTTTTGGACGGGAGGACTTGTTGGGAAGAGCTAACGAACGTATATCTTGGCATGATAAATTGGCCGATGATGAAGCTATTCAAAACCGTGTCCACGA GCTTGTTTCAGTTGGGAACTTTGAGATGGCAGTCAGTTTATTGCTTTCTACTCATCCAGAGAGCTCTTATTTTTATCCAAATGCTCTACGTGCAGTTGCTCTCTCAGCTGCAGTGTCTCGATCTCTGCTTGAACTGGCAGTTAAG GTTGTTGCAGCCAATATGGTCGGATCAGACAGGTCAATGTCTGGAACACATCTTCTGTGCGCTGTTGGAAGGTACCAGGAAGCATGTTCTCAG TTACAAGATGCTGGGTACTGGGATGATGCTGCAACCTTAGCTGCAACATATTTGACGGGAACTGATTATATAAG GGTGATTCAGAGATGGGCTGCTCATGTACTTCACGCAGAGCATAACATATGGCG GGCATTGATCTTGTATGTTGAAGCTGGTGCATTGGCAGATGTGTTATCCGCACTTCGTGATGCTCAGCAACCAGACACGGCAGCTATGTTCATACTTGCTTGCCGTGAAATCTATTCCGACTTTGTATCAAATTTAGCTCCGACAGAAGAAAACGCAACAGCCTCATCATTCATTTTGCCAGGTTTGGATCCTGAAAAGGAAGAAGTTGTTGCTGTTGGAGAATACTTTGGTCAGTACCAAAGGAAACTCATCCATCTATGCATGGATTCCCACCCATTTTCTGACTGA